Proteins from a genomic interval of Mesobacillus sp. S13:
- a CDS encoding tetratricopeptide repeat protein: MEKQESNKDNVILFPGLEKRLLEKGLDYLKQQKYRDAIQYLEQALEHDPENSDVFVGLALANYEAGNAQQAKEIVAKMLRGGMGEYIQVIDMYLMILVQLNEYNEIVTTIEALLEEREIPAEKHEHFITMLEFAKRMQNGETEMESFDCFEEEAEEEELNLFDYKNPNDQVMAAAGLAKVNIRPYIKKVREYIASEEGHPFLKTMLLNILKEQEYAEEIPVHKFSWTASFRPDQLPELKEYIETSGVIQLLSDEIESDDPVLFENVQRLIERYFFLVYPFELPLGKAASWAATCHFIANEYYGFEDPLESFAEIYESEVEETEQVLDFIRKLEEISYPII; this comes from the coding sequence ATGGAAAAACAGGAATCAAACAAGGATAATGTGATCCTGTTTCCTGGTCTGGAAAAGCGTCTGTTGGAAAAAGGCCTGGATTATTTGAAACAGCAAAAGTACAGGGATGCGATTCAGTATCTTGAACAAGCTTTGGAGCATGATCCTGAGAATAGTGACGTATTCGTTGGCCTTGCTCTTGCAAATTACGAAGCAGGCAATGCCCAACAGGCGAAGGAGATCGTTGCGAAGATGCTCCGGGGAGGAATGGGTGAGTACATACAAGTGATTGACATGTATCTCATGATCCTGGTCCAGTTGAATGAGTACAACGAAATTGTTACGACAATAGAAGCTCTTCTGGAAGAACGAGAGATCCCGGCTGAAAAGCATGAACATTTCATCACTATGCTTGAATTTGCCAAACGGATGCAGAATGGCGAAACAGAAATGGAGTCCTTTGATTGTTTTGAAGAGGAGGCTGAAGAGGAAGAACTTAATCTGTTTGATTACAAGAATCCGAACGATCAGGTAATGGCGGCTGCGGGTCTCGCAAAAGTGAATATCCGTCCCTACATTAAAAAGGTAAGGGAGTATATCGCATCCGAGGAAGGCCATCCCTTCTTGAAAACCATGCTGCTTAATATATTGAAAGAACAAGAGTATGCTGAAGAAATTCCGGTCCATAAATTCAGTTGGACAGCATCCTTCAGACCAGATCAATTACCTGAACTAAAGGAGTATATCGAGACCAGTGGAGTCATCCAGCTATTAAGCGATGAAATCGAAAGTGATGATCCTGTTTTATTTGAAAATGTACAAAGATTGATCGAGCGTTATTTCTTTTTGGTTTATCCTTTTGAACTGCCGCTCGGCAAGGCTGCGTCATGGGCCGCTACCTGCCATTTCATCGCCAATGAGTATTACGGGTTTGAAGATCCGCTTGAGTCATTTGCTGAAATATACGAAAGCGAAGTTGAGGAGACTGAACAGGTTCTGGACTTTATCAGGAAGCTAGAAGAAATTTCTTACCCGATAATATAG
- the leuD gene encoding 3-isopropylmalate dehydratase small subunit: MSGFTELKGKVAAMDRTNVDTDQIIPKQFLKKVEKTGFGQYLFYDWRYHTNGELNEQFELNHPDNEGASILAANENFGCGSSREHAPWALLNYGFKVLIAPSFADIFKQNCLKNGILPIELPIEDVSYLLEKASGHEYEMTVSLEQKRVYDDQGFEANFAISSYWYNMLLNGWDEIELTLQLEDSIREYEQKYIEKVI, translated from the coding sequence ATGTCCGGATTTACAGAACTAAAAGGAAAAGTCGCTGCAATGGACAGGACTAATGTGGACACGGATCAGATCATTCCAAAGCAATTCCTGAAGAAAGTCGAAAAAACGGGTTTTGGCCAGTACCTGTTTTATGACTGGCGCTATCATACAAATGGAGAGCTAAATGAACAATTCGAACTCAATCATCCAGATAACGAAGGAGCATCCATTTTAGCAGCGAATGAGAATTTTGGATGCGGCTCTTCCAGGGAGCACGCGCCATGGGCTTTGCTGAATTACGGTTTCAAGGTATTGATCGCCCCGTCATTTGCTGATATTTTCAAACAAAATTGCCTGAAAAACGGAATCCTTCCAATTGAGCTTCCAATAGAAGACGTTTCCTATTTGCTGGAGAAAGCAAGCGGTCACGAGTATGAAATGACTGTATCGCTTGAACAAAAGCGAGTTTATGACGATCAGGGATTTGAGGCGAATTTTGCGATCAGTTCATACTGGTATAATATGCTGCTGAATGGTTGGGATGAGATTGAACTCACTCTCCAGCTTGAAGACAGTATCAGAGAATATGAGCAGAAGTATATAGAAAAAGTAATCTAA